In one window of Reinekea forsetii DNA:
- a CDS encoding SPFH domain-containing protein, which translates to MESNSIADTFNVAVWAVIFITVTFQFFRSLYFVPTKMAYIVERFGRYQRTLEPGFHAIVPFVDKVSDRVNLKEMTVDVPPQYCFSKDEINLQVDGVIYLAVEDPSKASYGIVDYMDAAVQLARTTTRSVIGTLDLERTFEERDLVSSKVVEVLNAAGRAWGIRVLRFEIKNILPPASVNEAMERQVTAEREKRAILAKSLGDKQSRINVSEGVMTETINVSEGDKQQLINEAEGKAQEILTIAKATSESIEKIGAAIHAEGGEASIRLQLAEKLFTKVGTLADATTRVVLPANVADFHGWLRMADLELIADKK; encoded by the coding sequence ATGGAATCTAACTCAATAGCAGATACGTTTAACGTCGCGGTTTGGGCGGTCATCTTCATCACGGTGACCTTTCAATTTTTTCGCTCGCTCTATTTCGTGCCGACCAAGATGGCCTATATTGTCGAGCGTTTTGGCCGCTATCAACGCACGTTGGAACCTGGCTTTCACGCCATCGTACCGTTCGTCGATAAGGTTTCTGACCGCGTTAACCTGAAAGAAATGACCGTCGATGTGCCGCCGCAATATTGTTTTTCTAAGGATGAGATTAACCTGCAGGTCGATGGTGTAATCTATCTGGCGGTCGAGGATCCGAGCAAGGCCTCCTATGGCATCGTCGACTATATGGATGCGGCCGTGCAGTTGGCGCGCACCACAACCCGGTCGGTGATTGGCACCCTGGATCTGGAACGCACCTTTGAAGAGCGTGACCTGGTCAGCTCCAAGGTCGTTGAAGTGCTCAATGCCGCCGGTCGTGCCTGGGGTATTCGCGTCTTGCGCTTCGAGATTAAAAACATCCTGCCCCCTGCCAGCGTCAACGAGGCGATGGAACGGCAGGTCACCGCCGAGCGAGAAAAGCGCGCCATCTTGGCGAAAAGCCTCGGGGACAAGCAGTCGCGCATCAATGTCTCTGAAGGTGTGATGACCGAAACCATTAACGTCTCCGAAGGTGATAAGCAGCAGTTGATCAATGAGGCCGAAGGTAAGGCGCAAGAGATCTTGACCATCGCCAAGGCGACGTCAGAGTCGATCGAGAAAATTGGTGCGGCGATTCATGCCGAGGGTGGCGAGGCGTCTATTCGGCTGCAATTGGCCGAAAAGCTCTTTACCAAGGTCGGCACCCTAGCCGATGCCACGACCCGAGTGGTACTGCCGGCCAATGTCGCCGACTTCCACGGCTGGTTGCGTATGGCCGATTTAGAACTGATCGCCGACAAGAAGTAG
- a CDS encoding MFS transporter, with product MSNTSALLNSQFRIYFIASCFATLAVWMIRFLLAWLIWQQTTSFFWVGVASTSLLLPSLIITPIFGVISDRINLRRGMIYWLACQATVTLLAIGLLRFSPLSLALLLTLTFAFGAIAAAGSPLRLALIPRLVSPDELSNAVGLGAMVFNSSRIVAPAIAAGCLTFMSPSGVLVLAGLAFLTAALLNLLLDEHASPAGRTASSRPANGWQEFTAGVRFSWSDPAIRLLCTLTLINSQVARSLMELLPALSGLFTAGTATDLATLTAFAGAGSILGGWYMSTLGRDTRRLVRVLIGAMFFTALAIVPLLFRLSIWPMSVFIGLISLLMTLLGTGSQILLQRQTVDGMRGRVLSLWITLAIAGAALGALIMGAIAEFLGFPVMLSLMLLLSLLSTAWLSRRGSLIYDRALPADPLTTTLQPQP from the coding sequence ATGTCGAACACCTCCGCCTTACTGAACAGCCAATTTCGCATCTATTTTATCGCTTCCTGTTTCGCCACACTGGCCGTCTGGATGATACGTTTTCTGTTGGCCTGGCTTATTTGGCAACAAACTACGTCATTTTTTTGGGTCGGGGTGGCCAGCACCAGCCTGCTGTTACCCTCGCTGATTATCACGCCGATCTTTGGCGTTATTTCCGATCGCATCAATCTTAGGCGCGGCATGATCTATTGGCTGGCCTGCCAAGCGACGGTTACGCTATTGGCTATTGGCCTGCTGCGCTTCTCGCCACTGAGCCTGGCGCTGCTCTTAACCCTTACCTTTGCCTTCGGCGCGATTGCTGCCGCCGGCTCGCCCTTACGCCTGGCCCTGATCCCTCGTTTGGTGAGCCCGGATGAACTCAGTAATGCCGTTGGCTTAGGCGCCATGGTGTTTAACAGTTCGCGCATCGTTGCGCCCGCCATTGCCGCCGGGTGCCTGACCTTTATGAGCCCGAGTGGGGTTCTGGTGCTGGCCGGTTTGGCCTTTTTAACCGCCGCCCTGCTCAATCTGCTCCTGGATGAACATGCCAGTCCAGCAGGTCGCACGGCCAGCAGCCGGCCTGCCAATGGTTGGCAGGAGTTTACCGCCGGTGTACGGTTCAGCTGGTCCGACCCCGCGATTCGGCTACTCTGTACCCTCACTCTGATCAACAGCCAGGTCGCCCGCTCGCTAATGGAACTGCTGCCGGCCCTGTCGGGTCTATTTACCGCCGGCACGGCAACCGACCTGGCCACCCTAACCGCATTCGCCGGGGCGGGGTCGATTCTTGGTGGCTGGTATATGTCCACCCTCGGGCGCGACACCCGACGCCTGGTGCGCGTATTGATCGGGGCCATGTTTTTCACCGCTCTGGCGATTGTACCGCTCCTGTTTCGGTTATCAATTTGGCCGATGTCGGTCTTTATTGGTTTGATTAGCCTGCTGATGACCCTATTGGGTACTGGCTCGCAGATTCTCTTGCAGCGTCAGACCGTGGATGGGATGCGCGGCCGGGTGCTCAGCTTATGGATTACCCTCGCCATCGCCGGTGCCGCCTTGGGCGCGTTAATAATGGGTGCCATTGCCGAGTTTCTCGGCTTTCCCGTTATGCTCTCGCTGATGCTGCTATTATCCCTGCTGAGCACCGCTTGGCTGTCGCGCCGCGGCTCATTGATTTACGATAGAGCGTTGCCGGCCGACCCGCTGACAACAACCCTGCAACCCCAACCTTAG
- the selD gene encoding selenide, water dikinase SelD gives MITAGNTEMIERDLVFVGGGHSHALVLRMLAMKPIAGVRLTLVSDTLLTPYSGMLPGYLAGHYSVEETHLDLPRLCQAAQVRFIHARVTGIDLERKQLQLADQPPLSYDRVSINTGSTPNLAVPGAREFAIGVKPISQLTHLWQDLLDQRGPGTRPHWAVIGGGPAGIEVVLAIAARFAQEGRPLELSLVQSGTTLLPAYGAAVQRAVAAALKRYGIHWVTNFRVAEVTADRLTATDGQTLAMDKSLWCTPAAAPSWPGLAGLAVDDQGFIAVNAYLQSTSNPEVFACGDVAAMVASPRPKAGVFAVRSAPFLLKNLRAVFAQQKLRPLGLQRDFLSLISLGDQRAVGQRNGIGFSGRWVWRWKDSIDRKFMALFGSGLPGQNMTMTEPMHCAGCGSKVGPGLLAETLQNLPLYPRAELAADLTQAEDAAVALRIADQPAWQSLDGFRAFTDDLYRLGVVATHHAINDLYAMGIAPTSAQVWANLAFSHPRLLKRDFTRLMTGISQTLIHHETTLIGGHSSEGQETHVALVVNGAGSGRWPKSGLQHGDWLLLNKPLGSGILLAAGQQNIASTAARTDLWQHLLASNRDFFIALQDHPVHAATDVTGFGLVGHLLEMVRQTDCTVVLDSAAVPLMVDALALSEQGVQSSLWPQLQPLLLDCRVGSVSAALLACLLDPQTNGGLLIAVPAPTGALLIEWAGVHKIGTVETAGGPGDKKIAII, from the coding sequence ATGATCACAGCGGGAAACACTGAGATGATCGAACGGGATCTGGTTTTTGTTGGCGGTGGCCATAGCCATGCGCTGGTACTGCGCATGTTGGCGATGAAACCCATAGCGGGCGTCCGCTTAACTCTGGTCTCGGACACACTACTAACCCCCTATTCTGGTATGTTGCCCGGTTATTTGGCCGGGCACTATAGTGTCGAGGAAACCCATCTGGATCTGCCACGCCTGTGCCAAGCGGCCCAGGTGCGCTTTATCCATGCCCGAGTGACCGGAATCGACCTCGAACGAAAACAACTGCAACTGGCCGACCAGCCGCCGCTCAGCTACGACCGCGTCTCGATTAACACCGGATCGACACCGAACCTGGCCGTGCCCGGCGCGCGCGAGTTTGCCATCGGGGTCAAGCCGATCAGTCAACTGACGCACCTATGGCAAGATCTGCTCGACCAACGCGGGCCGGGCACCCGACCGCACTGGGCGGTCATCGGCGGCGGTCCGGCCGGTATCGAGGTGGTGCTGGCGATCGCGGCACGCTTTGCTCAAGAGGGGCGGCCCTTAGAACTGTCGCTGGTGCAGTCTGGCACCACGCTCTTGCCCGCGTATGGAGCTGCCGTACAGCGCGCCGTGGCAGCGGCGCTAAAACGCTATGGCATCCACTGGGTGACTAATTTTCGCGTCGCCGAGGTCACCGCTGACCGGCTGACCGCCACCGATGGCCAGACCCTGGCGATGGATAAGTCGCTTTGGTGTACGCCCGCTGCAGCCCCGAGCTGGCCCGGCTTGGCTGGCTTGGCGGTCGACGACCAAGGCTTTATTGCAGTCAATGCCTATCTGCAAAGCACCTCCAACCCTGAGGTGTTCGCCTGTGGCGATGTCGCTGCCATGGTGGCCTCGCCTCGGCCTAAGGCGGGGGTCTTTGCAGTGCGCTCGGCCCCCTTCCTGCTGAAAAATCTACGTGCCGTCTTTGCCCAGCAAAAGCTCAGACCGCTTGGCCTGCAGCGCGACTTTCTATCGCTTATTTCGCTCGGCGATCAACGCGCGGTCGGGCAGCGTAATGGCATAGGGTTTTCTGGACGCTGGGTCTGGCGCTGGAAAGATTCGATCGACCGCAAATTTATGGCACTGTTCGGGTCGGGCCTGCCGGGTCAGAACATGACCATGACTGAGCCGATGCACTGTGCCGGTTGCGGCAGCAAGGTCGGTCCGGGTCTATTGGCCGAGACCTTGCAAAATTTACCGCTTTATCCGCGCGCCGAACTGGCTGCCGATCTGACCCAAGCCGAAGATGCGGCCGTTGCGCTGCGCATCGCAGACCAACCGGCTTGGCAGAGCTTAGATGGCTTCCGAGCCTTCACCGATGACCTCTATCGGCTCGGCGTGGTAGCCACCCATCACGCCATCAATGACCTCTATGCCATGGGCATCGCCCCGACCAGTGCTCAGGTCTGGGCCAATTTGGCGTTCAGCCATCCACGGCTCCTCAAGCGTGACTTCACGCGCTTGATGACCGGGATCAGCCAGACCCTGATTCACCATGAGACAACCCTGATCGGCGGCCATAGCAGCGAAGGGCAGGAAACCCATGTCGCGTTGGTGGTCAATGGCGCCGGATCGGGACGCTGGCCGAAATCCGGCCTCCAGCACGGTGATTGGCTGCTGCTCAATAAACCCTTGGGCAGTGGCATTTTACTGGCCGCCGGCCAGCAGAATATCGCCTCGACCGCTGCAAGGACTGACCTCTGGCAGCATCTGCTGGCGTCGAATCGAGATTTCTTTATCGCGTTGCAGGATCATCCGGTGCACGCCGCGACCGATGTAACCGGCTTTGGTCTGGTGGGCCATTTGCTGGAGATGGTGCGACAAACCGACTGCACAGTTGTGCTCGACAGTGCCGCGGTGCCCTTGATGGTCGACGCCTTAGCGCTCAGCGAACAGGGTGTGCAGTCAAGCCTCTGGCCACAGTTGCAGCCCTTGTTACTCGATTGCCGGGTCGGCTCGGTGAGCGCGGCATTACTGGCCTGCTTGCTCGACCCGCAGACCAATGGTGGGCTGCTGATCGCGGTGCCGGCGCCAACGGGTGCGCTACTGATTGAATGGGCGGGCGTCCATAAGATTGGCACGGTCGAGACGGCGGGCGGGCCCGGCGACAAAAAAATCGCTATTATCTAA
- the mnmH gene encoding tRNA 2-selenouridine(34) synthase MnmH yields MQPIRDFTSLFLQDRPMIDVRAPVEYAKGAFPSSHNRPLMVDHEREAVGTCYKEQGQAAAIDLGHQLVQGDLKAERVQAWVAFAAEHPEAVLYCFRGGLRSRISQQWLSDAGVDLPMIEGGYKALRSFLLEQLHERLRVGHIRVLSGATGSGKTEVIRSVDQAIDLEGMANHRGSAFGYTGSTQPAQIDFENAWSVAWLKLAARSSGPVLFEDEGRLIGRVAVLPEFLVLSQGAPIVKLTVPLEQRIQRICRDYFQDAYQRHLCHGEQVALAYLDEFVRGALTRIQKRLGGVRFARLIQCLDAGLVDLAQRGGWTQFENLVEILLSDYYDPMYDYQFASKAEHTLFEGNHQEILQWLAQQAQ; encoded by the coding sequence GTGCAACCGATTCGCGACTTTACCAGCCTGTTTTTGCAGGACCGACCCATGATAGATGTCCGGGCACCCGTGGAATACGCCAAGGGTGCCTTTCCCAGCTCACACAATCGGCCGCTTATGGTTGATCACGAACGGGAGGCTGTTGGGACCTGCTATAAAGAACAAGGCCAGGCGGCGGCGATCGATTTGGGCCATCAGCTGGTCCAGGGCGACCTCAAGGCCGAACGCGTGCAGGCTTGGGTCGCCTTTGCGGCAGAGCATCCGGAGGCCGTCCTCTATTGTTTTCGCGGCGGCCTGCGCTCACGCATCAGCCAGCAGTGGCTCAGCGACGCCGGGGTTGATCTGCCCATGATCGAGGGCGGTTACAAGGCATTGCGGTCTTTTTTGCTCGAACAGTTACACGAGCGCTTAAGGGTCGGCCATATCAGGGTGCTATCGGGCGCCACCGGCTCGGGCAAGACCGAGGTAATTCGCTCGGTTGATCAGGCGATTGATTTGGAAGGCATGGCCAATCATCGCGGCAGTGCCTTCGGGTACACCGGCAGCACGCAACCGGCGCAAATCGATTTTGAAAATGCCTGGTCGGTCGCCTGGCTCAAACTTGCGGCGCGCAGTTCCGGACCGGTGCTGTTCGAGGATGAGGGCCGGTTGATTGGCCGGGTGGCCGTATTGCCGGAATTTTTGGTGCTCAGCCAAGGAGCGCCCATCGTCAAGTTGACCGTGCCGTTGGAACAACGCATTCAACGGATTTGTCGAGACTATTTTCAGGACGCCTATCAGCGCCACCTCTGTCACGGTGAGCAAGTGGCCCTAGCCTATTTGGATGAGTTTGTCCGCGGTGCCCTGACCCGAATACAGAAACGCCTCGGTGGTGTGCGCTTTGCTCGGTTGATTCAGTGCCTCGACGCCGGGCTGGTCGATCTGGCCCAGCGCGGGGGCTGGACCCAGTTTGAGAATTTAGTTGAAATACTGCTGTCCGACTATTACGACCCCATGTATGACTACCAATTTGCCAGCAAGGCAGAGCACACCCTCTTCGAAGGCAATCACCAGGAGATTCTGCAATGGCTGGCTCAACAAGCCCAGTAG
- a CDS encoding NfeD family protein, translating to MAILPLVWLVLGVLLILMELVMPGAVLGFIGAAALLTGGLIHFGHISGMANILLTFFIASIAFVLVLRTGLLRLYPSESRVDNTDELVDAMGQIVLVQDAITPSGRGRIQYSGTSWPAQAKVELGAGESATIIGRDGNCFIVKPLEGN from the coding sequence ATGGCAATCTTACCGCTAGTTTGGCTCGTGCTGGGTGTCCTCTTGATACTGATGGAGCTGGTGATGCCTGGCGCCGTGCTCGGCTTTATCGGCGCAGCCGCGCTGCTGACCGGCGGCCTAATCCATTTCGGTCATATCTCTGGAATGGCCAATATTCTGCTAACCTTTTTTATCGCCTCAATCGCCTTTGTATTGGTTCTGCGCACCGGACTGCTTAGGCTTTATCCGTCCGAATCGCGAGTTGATAATACCGACGAGCTGGTCGATGCTATGGGTCAGATTGTGCTGGTGCAGGACGCGATAACGCCCTCTGGGCGAGGTCGTATTCAATACTCAGGCACCAGCTGGCCGGCCCAGGCGAAGGTTGAGCTAGGCGCCGGCGAATCGGCGACCATTATCGGTCGAGATGGCAATTGTTTTATCGTTAAACCACTGGAAGGGAATTAA
- a CDS encoding FKBP-type peptidyl-prolyl cis-trans isomerase, with product MIEENKVVTLQYNVQDSDGILIDSSEANDPLVYLHGGHNIISGLESALLGKASGDEFDVVIEPLDAYGEHDEALVQVVPKSAFEGVEQIEPGMVFTADTPNGPMQLTVTAMDGDDITIDPNHPLAGKTLHFTGSITEVRDATEEELEHGHVHGAGGHQH from the coding sequence ATGATTGAAGAAAATAAGGTAGTGACGCTCCAGTATAATGTGCAGGACAGCGATGGAATCCTGATCGACAGCTCCGAAGCGAACGATCCCCTCGTCTACTTGCACGGCGGCCATAATATTATTTCTGGCCTGGAGAGTGCGCTCCTGGGTAAAGCCAGCGGGGACGAATTTGACGTGGTGATTGAACCATTGGACGCCTACGGCGAACACGATGAAGCCCTGGTGCAGGTTGTGCCGAAGAGTGCCTTTGAAGGCGTCGAACAGATTGAACCCGGCATGGTATTTACCGCTGATACGCCGAATGGCCCGATGCAACTGACCGTTACGGCGATGGACGGTGACGACATCACCATCGATCCGAACCACCCTTTGGCGGGTAAAACCCTGCACTTTACCGGTTCTATCACCGAAGTACGCGATGCCACCGAAGAAGAATTGGAACATGGGCATGTGCACGGAGCCGGTGGCCACCAGCATTGA
- a CDS encoding SPFH domain-containing protein, which translates to MTLFTILALAAFFILKLFLIVVPMRESFVIERLGKFRTVFQPGLHLIVPFIDRVAYRHEIREQVFDIPPQHCITKDNIQVEIDGLVYLKVMDPQLASYGIGDYSLAAINMAQTTMRSEVGKLSLGEIFSERETLNETIVREIDRASESWGIKVYRYEVANISPSAHVVTTLEKQMVAERDRRADITLATAEKEAKINMSEGVRQEAINLSIGERQRRINIAEGRGREISLLAGAQATGIALVAEAINKPGGNTAIKMRLVDQFVEELGKILASSDISVLPGEMARVKGIFEGVDQVTKQFKS; encoded by the coding sequence ATGACACTCTTTACCATACTGGCGCTGGCCGCCTTCTTTATCCTCAAGCTATTTCTGATCGTGGTGCCGATGCGCGAGTCCTTTGTGATCGAGCGGCTCGGGAAGTTTCGCACTGTTTTTCAGCCCGGTCTGCATCTAATTGTGCCCTTTATTGATCGAGTAGCCTATCGCCATGAAATTCGCGAACAGGTCTTCGATATCCCGCCGCAGCACTGTATCACCAAGGACAATATCCAGGTGGAAATCGACGGCCTGGTCTATCTCAAGGTCATGGATCCGCAGTTGGCCAGCTATGGCATCGGCGACTACAGCCTGGCGGCCATCAATATGGCCCAGACCACCATGCGGTCTGAGGTGGGTAAGCTGTCCTTGGGGGAAATCTTCTCCGAGCGCGAAACGCTCAACGAAACAATCGTGCGGGAAATTGACCGGGCCTCGGAAAGCTGGGGCATCAAGGTGTACCGCTACGAGGTCGCCAATATCAGTCCATCGGCCCATGTGGTCACCACACTCGAGAAACAGATGGTCGCAGAGCGCGACCGACGCGCCGATATCACCTTGGCCACGGCCGAGAAAGAAGCCAAGATCAATATGTCGGAAGGGGTTCGTCAAGAAGCGATCAACCTGTCGATCGGTGAACGTCAACGGCGTATCAATATAGCCGAAGGCCGCGGTCGAGAAATCTCCCTGTTGGCTGGCGCCCAGGCTACCGGCATTGCGCTTGTCGCGGAGGCGATCAATAAGCCCGGCGGCAATACGGCCATCAAGATGCGTCTGGTCGATCAGTTTGTCGAAGAGCTGGGCAAGATTTTGGCGAGCTCCGACATCTCGGTGTTGCCGGGTGAGATGGCCCGCGTGAAGGGCATCTTCGAAGGTGTCGATCAAGTAACTAAACAGTTTAAAAGCTAA